A section of the Candidatus Methylomirabilota bacterium genome encodes:
- a CDS encoding copper resistance CopC family protein: MICGRDATLRAWALCAALLAQNPGAAGAHAIILESDPAAGAKVADPPTRIYLRFNSKIEKRLSHVTLTAADGRPVPVAVKADGSEKPDRIVLPLGSLRPGAYVVRYKVLAADGHITEGALRFTVLEPK, encoded by the coding sequence GTGATCTGCGGACGCGACGCGACCCTGCGCGCCTGGGCGCTCTGCGCCGCGTTGCTCGCGCAGAATCCCGGGGCCGCGGGGGCGCATGCCATCATCCTCGAGTCCGATCCCGCGGCAGGCGCGAAGGTCGCGGACCCGCCCACGCGCATCTACCTCCGCTTCAACAGCAAGATCGAGAAGCGCCTCAGCCACGTCACGCTCACCGCCGCAGACGGCCGGCCGGTGCCCGTGGCCGTCAAGGCCGACGGCAGCGAGAAGCCGGACCGGATCGTGCTGCCGCTCGGGTCGCTCCGCCCCGGCGCCTACGTGGTCCGCTACAAGGTTCTCGCAGCCGACGGTCACATCACGGAGGGCGCCCTGCGCTTCACCGTGCTCGAGCCGAAGTAG